Within Halorubrum lacusprofundi ATCC 49239, the genomic segment GAGGAGGGCGGCGCCGAGCGGTTCCTCCAGTTAAGCGCGCTCGGCGCCGACCCCGACGGCGACACCGCCTACATCCGCGCGAAGGGACAAGCCGAGGAGATCGTCCGCGAGAGCGGCCTCGGCTGGACGATCTTCCGCCCCTCCGTCGTCTTCGGCGAGGGCGGCGAGTTCGTCTCCTTTACCAAGCGGCTGAAGGGGATGTTCGCGCCGGGTCTGCCTCTGTACCCGCTTCCCGGCGGCGGGAAGACCCGCTTCCAGCCGATCCACGTCGAGGACCTCGTCTCGATGCTGGTCGCGGCGCTGGAAGAGGACGAGCACGTCGGCGAGACCTACGAGATCGGCGGTCCAGAGACGTTGACGCTCAGGCAGGTGACCGACCTCGTGTACGAGGCCGAAAAGAAGGGAGTCACGATCATTCCCCTGCCGATGCCGCTCGCCCGGATCGGGCTCACAGTCCTTGGCGCCGTCCCGGGGTTCCCGATGGGCGCTGACCAGTACCGGTCGTTGAAGTTCGACAACACGACCGCACACAACGACGTCGAGGCGTTCGGCGTCGACCCTGCCGAGCTGACCACGCTCGGAGAACACCTCGGGGTGGTGTGATGGCGGCGACGATCGAGGTGTCGCGGGCCCGATCCGGGGGACGTCGACGCCCCGCGACCTCCGACTCGACCGCTGATCAGAGCGCCAACCGGTCGATCGTGTCAACGAGCCGAATATCACGGGTAATAACAGCAACCGAAGGTTTAAATACGCGATCACGTTCTGTTCATTTCAAACGCGGAGGGAGCACACGATGAAACTTGCAATGATCGGATTCGGACAGGCGGGGGGAAAAGTCGTCGACAAATTCCTGGAGTACGACAAGCGGACGGGCTCGGAGATCGTCCGCGCGGCCGCGGCCGTCAACACGGCCAAAGCCGATCTCATGGGCCTCGAGCACATCGCTGAGAACCAGCGCGTGCTCATCGGTCAGTCCCGGGTGAAGGGCCACGGGGTCGGCGCTGACAACGAACTCGGCGCGGAGATCGCCGAGGAGGACATCGACGAGGTACAGGGCGCCATCGACTCGATCCCGGTCCACGAGGTCGACGCGTTCCTCGTCGTCTCCGGGCTCGGCGGCGGCACCGGCTCCGGGGGCGCGCCTGTGCTCGCGAAACACCTCAAGCGGATCTACACCGAGCCGGTCTACGGGCTCGGTATCCTGCCGGGTAGCGACGAGGGGGGCATTTACACCCTGAACGCGGCCCGCTCGTTCCAGACGTTCGTCCGCGAGGTGGACAACCTGATGGTGTTCGACAACGACGCCTGGCGGAAGACCGGCGAGTCCGTCCAGGGCGGCTACGAGGAGATCAACGAGGAGATCGTTCGACGGTTCGGCATCCTGTTCGGCGCCGGCGAGATCCAGCAGGGCCAGGAGGTCGCCGAGAGCGTCGTCGACTCCTCGGAGATCATCAACACGCTCTCCGGCGGCGGCGTCTCCACGGTCGGCTACGCCGAGGAGGAGGTCGAAGAGCGCACCTCGGGCGGGCTGCTCTCCCGGCTTCGCAACGACGACGGGGAAGACCAACTCGACAGCGCACACACCACGAACCGGATCACCAGCCTCGTCCGGAAGGCGGCGCTGGGCCGGCTCACGCTCCCCTGTGAGATCGAGGGAGCCGAGCGCGCCCTGCTCGTGCTTGCGGGGCCGCCGGAGTACCTCAACCGGAAAGGTATCGAGCGCGGGCGGAAGTGGCTCGAAGAGCAGACCGGCTCGATGGAGGTCCGCGGGGGGGACTACCCGTACCGCGGCGCCGGCTTCGTCGCGACCGTGATCCTGCTCGCGGGCGTCACCAACGTCCCGCGGATCAAGGAGCTCCAGCAGGTCGCCATCGAGGCGCAGGACAACCTCGACGAGATCCGCGACGAGAGCGAGGAGAACCTCGACGAACTCGTCAGCGACGACAGCGACGAACTCGAATCGCTGTTCTGAGGAGACCCTCCTGATGGAGGTCATTGTTCCGTTTTCGACAGAGCGCCCCAAGTCGCGACTCTCCGCCGTCCTCACACCCGACGAGCGCGCCGCGTTCGCGCGGACGATGCTGCAAGACGTACTCGCCGCGATCGACGCGGCCGACGGCGAGCCGCGAATATTGGCGACCGGCGCGGTCGGTATCGATCTCCCCTCCCCGGTGGAAATCGACGACCGCCCCCTGACCGACGCGGTCAACGCGGCGATCGACGCCCGTCTCGGAAACGACGGCGCAGAGCGCGTCGCGGTCGTCATGGCCGACCTCGCGCTCGCGACGCCGAACGCCCTGCGGGAGCTGTTCGCGGCCGGACGCGAGGCCGAGGTCGCGATCGCCCCCGGCCGCGGCGGCGGAACGAACGCGTTCGTCGCCGGCCACCCGGCGTTCCGGGTCGACTACCACGGTGCTTCCTACCTCGATCACCGGCGTATCGCCGACGAGATCGGCGCGGGCGTGCGGGTCGTCGACTCCCACCGGCTCGCGACCGACGTGGACGAGCCGGCCGACCTCGCGGAGCTGCTGATCCACGCCGAGGCGGACGGCGACGGCGGGAGGGCGGCGCGGTGGCTCCGCGACGCCGGCTTCGCGCTCGACACGACGGACGGGCGGGTCGGCGTCAGGCGGGAGTGAGGCCGGTTTCCCGCGGGGTCGACCTCCCGGCGACGCCCTCGGATCCGCGACCGCGATCCTTTTTGAGTCGCGACCGAGAGAGACGAACGTGTTCGCAGCCGCCGAGGAGTACGGGATCGAGATCGAGCCCGACCCCGAACGGGTCGAGCGACTGCTCTCGATCACCCCCGCCGACGTCGAGCCCGCCGACCGGCTCACCTTCGCGCGGAACGTCTTCGTCCCGCTGACGACCGCCTGCCGGTACACCTGCACGTACTGCACCTACTACGACGTGCCCGGCGAGGCGTCGTTGCTGTCTCCCGAGGAGGTCCGGCAGCGGTGTCGCGTCGGGGCCGACGCCGGCTGCACGGAGGCGCTGTTCACCTTCGGCGACGAGCCCGACGACCGGTACACAGCGGTCCACGATCAGCTCGACGAGTGGGGATACGACTCGATTCTGGAGTACCTCTACCGTGCCTGCGAGATCGCGTTAGAGGAGGGACTGCTCCCGCATTCGAACCCCGGTGATCTCACGGAGGCGGCGTTTGCGGACCTCCGCGAGGTGAACGCCTCGATGGGCGTCATGCTGGAGACGACCGCCGACGTCGACGCCCACAGCGGCGGTCGCCGGAAGACCCCGGGCCAGCGGCTCAACACGATCCGCGCCGCGGGCCGGCAGGGTGTGCCCTTCACCACCGGCATCCTCCTCGGTATCGGCGAGGACTGGCGCGACCGCGCGGAGAGCCTGCTCGCGATCCGGGAGATCCACGAGCGACACGGCCACGTCCAAGAGGTGA encodes:
- a CDS encoding complex I NDUFA9 subunit family protein, which codes for MKVLVAGGTGFIGSYLCRALADGGHEVTALSRSPSDTPEGVASATGDVTDYDSIASAVEGQDAVVNLVALSPLFEPKGGNVMHDRIHRKGTENLVRAAEEGGAERFLQLSALGADPDGDTAYIRAKGQAEEIVRESGLGWTIFRPSVVFGEGGEFVSFTKRLKGMFAPGLPLYPLPGGGKTRFQPIHVEDLVSMLVAALEEDEHVGETYEIGGPETLTLRQVTDLVYEAEKKGVTIIPLPMPLARIGLTVLGAVPGFPMGADQYRSLKFDNTTAHNDVEAFGVDPAELTTLGEHLGVV
- a CDS encoding tubulin/FtsZ family protein, encoding MKLAMIGFGQAGGKVVDKFLEYDKRTGSEIVRAAAAVNTAKADLMGLEHIAENQRVLIGQSRVKGHGVGADNELGAEIAEEDIDEVQGAIDSIPVHEVDAFLVVSGLGGGTGSGGAPVLAKHLKRIYTEPVYGLGILPGSDEGGIYTLNAARSFQTFVREVDNLMVFDNDAWRKTGESVQGGYEEINEEIVRRFGILFGAGEIQQGQEVAESVVDSSEIINTLSGGGVSTVGYAEEEVEERTSGGLLSRLRNDDGEDQLDSAHTTNRITSLVRKAALGRLTLPCEIEGAERALLVLAGPPEYLNRKGIERGRKWLEEQTGSMEVRGGDYPYRGAGFVATVILLAGVTNVPRIKELQQVAIEAQDNLDEIRDESEENLDELVSDDSDELESLF
- the cofG gene encoding 7,8-didemethyl-8-hydroxy-5-deazariboflavin synthase subunit CofG, whose protein sequence is MFAAAEEYGIEIEPDPERVERLLSITPADVEPADRLTFARNVFVPLTTACRYTCTYCTYYDVPGEASLLSPEEVRQRCRVGADAGCTEALFTFGDEPDDRYTAVHDQLDEWGYDSILEYLYRACEIALEEGLLPHSNPGDLTEAAFADLREVNASMGVMLETTADVDAHSGGRRKTPGQRLNTIRAAGRQGVPFTTGILLGIGEDWRDRAESLLAIREIHERHGHVQEVIVQNVVPNERSDFEKPDLATMRRVVAMARAALPPEVSVQVPPNLSPAADLVDCGIDDLGGVSPVTDDYVNPDYAWPDLDGLRTVADAGGMPLRERLPTYARFLPDGLRPSDTEPAAPPAGRDAWIPPAVRDRMRADDPHGRRLRGVARGDGPLAVRGD
- the cofC gene encoding 2-phospho-L-lactate guanylyltransferase; the encoded protein is MEVIVPFSTERPKSRLSAVLTPDERAAFARTMLQDVLAAIDAADGEPRILATGAVGIDLPSPVEIDDRPLTDAVNAAIDARLGNDGAERVAVVMADLALATPNALRELFAAGREAEVAIAPGRGGGTNAFVAGHPAFRVDYHGASYLDHRRIADEIGAGVRVVDSHRLATDVDEPADLAELLIHAEADGDGGRAARWLRDAGFALDTTDGRVGVRRE